A stretch of Blattabacterium cuenoti DNA encodes these proteins:
- the idi gene encoding isopentenyl-diphosphate Delta-isomerase, with the protein MDNDYCIPLIGKKNNIVGFEKKYKIHVKGLFHRAVSVFIFNFRNDLMLQRRSSTKYHSSLLWTNTCCSHPRKNESVLEAAHRCLIEEMGFDCFLELKFSFTYHEYFNNGLIENELDHVFLGFYDKYPTINYKEVENWKWIPLKKLIKNVHINPDSYTIWLKIILKNYINQLLK; encoded by the coding sequence ATGGATAATGATTATTGTATTCCTTTAATAGGAAAAAAAAACAATATTGTTGGATTTGAAAAAAAATATAAAATACATGTAAAAGGTTTATTTCATAGGGCTGTATCTGTATTCATTTTTAATTTCAGAAATGATTTAATGTTGCAAAGAAGATCTTCAACAAAATATCATTCTTCTTTACTTTGGACCAATACATGTTGTAGTCATCCTAGAAAAAATGAATCGGTTTTAGAAGCGGCACATCGTTGTCTTATAGAAGAAATGGGTTTTGATTGTTTTTTAGAACTAAAATTTAGTTTTACTTATCATGAATATTTCAATAATGGATTGATAGAAAACGAATTAGATCATGTTTTTTTAGGTTTTTACGATAAATATCCAACTATAAATTACAAAGAAGTTGAAAATTGGAAATGGATTCCTTTAAAAAAATTAATTAAAAACGTTCATATAAACCCAGATTCTTATACAATATGGCTAAAAATTATTCTTAAAAATTATATAAATCAACTATTAAAATAA
- the aroC gene encoding chorismate synthase has product MAGNIFGNLFRISTFGESHGEALGGVIDGCPSGLELNFDEIQYELNRRKPGQSSIVTKRSEPDKVKFLSGIFNNQTTGSPIGFIVYNQDHKSVDYNHIKNVYRPSHSDFTYENKYGIRDYRGGGRSSARETICRVVAGAVAKQLIKDITITSYVSSVGNISIHKSYQELDLSKESIEGNPIRCPDPGTAEKMISKIKKIKNKGDTIGGTITCIINDIPIGIGEPVFEKLHAELGKAMLSINAVKGFEYGSGFKGTELTGSQHNDLFTQDGKTKTNLSGGIQGGISNGMDIYFKIAFKPVATIMKKQQTIDKHKNIVLMEGKGRHDPCVLPRAVPIVESMTALVLADYWMYAKLSKYSSFLN; this is encoded by the coding sequence ATGGCAGGAAATATTTTTGGAAATTTATTTAGAATTAGTACTTTTGGAGAAAGTCATGGAGAAGCTTTAGGTGGGGTTATTGATGGATGTCCATCTGGATTAGAATTAAATTTTGATGAAATTCAATACGAATTAAATCGTAGAAAACCAGGACAATCTTCTATTGTAACTAAAAGAAGTGAGCCTGATAAAGTTAAATTTTTATCTGGAATTTTTAATAATCAAACAACAGGATCTCCTATAGGATTCATTGTTTATAATCAAGATCATAAATCCGTTGATTATAACCATATTAAAAATGTATATCGTCCATCTCATTCAGATTTCACATATGAAAATAAATATGGAATTCGTGATTATAGAGGAGGAGGACGTTCTTCCGCAAGAGAAACGATCTGTAGAGTAGTAGCTGGGGCCGTAGCTAAACAATTAATAAAAGATATCACTATTACTTCTTATGTTTCTTCTGTAGGAAACATATCTATTCATAAATCTTATCAAGAATTAGACTTGTCCAAAGAATCAATAGAAGGAAATCCTATAAGATGTCCTGATCCAGGTACTGCAGAAAAAATGATATCTAAAATTAAAAAAATAAAAAATAAAGGGGATACAATAGGAGGAACTATTACATGTATCATTAATGATATTCCAATAGGAATTGGAGAACCTGTTTTTGAAAAATTACATGCAGAACTAGGAAAAGCTATGTTATCGATTAATGCAGTTAAAGGATTTGAATATGGAAGTGGATTTAAAGGAACTGAATTAACTGGTTCTCAACATAATGATTTGTTTACTCAAGATGGAAAAACTAAAACTAATTTATCTGGAGGAATTCAAGGAGGTATTTCTAATGGGATGGATATTTATTTTAAAATTGCTTTTAAACCTGTAGCTACAATAATGAAAAAACAACAAACTATAGACAAACATAAAAATATTGTTTTAATGGAAGGGAAAGGGAGACATGACCCCTGTGTTTTACCCCGTGCAGTTCCTATTGTAGAATCTATGACTGCTTTGGTTTTAGCAGATTATTGGATGTACGCTAAATTATCTAAATATTCTTCATTTTTGAATTAA
- a CDS encoding MATE family efflux transporter — protein MVGFLGKKALASVSLANSVFFITIIFGLGISTAISSLIASIDAKKEYEKGAIIFYHGLIINFFLSIFMYGLIYVFIYIFPYLGQPKEILNETIYFLKIIAFSFIPWMIFEVFRKFSEGLSLVYPNLIVIWIAAFINIILNYIFTNGFFGFCKLGIIGVAYATLISRTIMVIGIFILLYRYKKVHYYYHYLNFFFIKKKYIKKILKIGIPSGLHMLFEMSAFAVSSFISGKCGIKVLAAHQIVINLVSSIFLLSTGLSVAATIRIGNQLALKNYYELRMVGKSIFFMGIIFMLICSFFLIYLRSKITYIYINDQEVILLAKKMIIIAGLFQLSDGLQGIILGALRGLQDVHIPMWISFFSYWIIALPTAWFLSIKIGGIGVWIGLGLGLTLSAILLFMRYEIITKRFIKKI, from the coding sequence ATGGTAGGTTTTTTAGGAAAAAAAGCTTTAGCTTCTGTTTCATTAGCTAATTCCGTTTTTTTTATAACGATTATTTTTGGATTAGGAATTTCTACTGCTATTTCTTCTTTAATAGCATCTATAGATGCTAAAAAAGAATATGAAAAAGGTGCTATTATTTTTTATCATGGATTAATTATAAATTTTTTTTTATCCATATTTATGTATGGATTAATATATGTATTTATTTACATTTTTCCTTACTTAGGACAACCTAAAGAAATTTTAAATGAAACCATCTATTTTTTGAAGATTATTGCTTTTTCTTTTATTCCATGGATGATATTTGAAGTTTTTAGAAAATTTTCCGAAGGGTTATCTCTGGTATATCCAAATCTTATTGTTATTTGGATTGCAGCTTTCATTAACATAATATTAAATTACATATTTACCAATGGATTTTTTGGTTTTTGTAAATTAGGGATAATAGGAGTAGCTTATGCTACTTTAATATCTCGTACCATAATGGTAATAGGAATTTTTATACTGTTATACAGATATAAAAAAGTACATTATTATTATCATTACTTGAATTTTTTTTTTATAAAGAAAAAATACATAAAAAAAATACTAAAAATAGGGATTCCTTCCGGATTACATATGTTATTTGAAATGAGTGCTTTCGCTGTTTCCTCGTTCATATCAGGAAAATGTGGAATTAAAGTACTTGCTGCTCATCAAATAGTTATTAATTTAGTTTCTTCTATCTTTCTTCTCAGTACTGGTCTTTCTGTGGCAGCTACAATCAGAATAGGGAATCAGCTAGCTTTAAAAAATTATTACGAATTAAGAATGGTAGGAAAATCTATTTTCTTTATGGGGATTATATTCATGCTAATTTGTAGCTTTTTCCTTATCTACTTACGTAGTAAAATTACTTATATATATATAAATGATCAAGAAGTAATTTTACTTGCAAAAAAAATGATTATAATTGCTGGATTATTTCAATTATCTGATGGATTACAAGGAATTATTCTTGGAGCTTTAAGAGGATTGCAAGATGTTCACATTCCTATGTGGATTAGTTTTTTTTCTTATTGGATTATTGCTTTACCTACAGCTTGGTTTTTATCTATTAAAATAGGAGGGATAGGCGTTTGGATTGGATTAGGATTAGGACTTACTCTATCAGCTATATTACTTTTTATGAGATATGAAATTATAACTAAAAGATTTATAAAAAAAATATAA
- a CDS encoding 6-pyruvoyl trahydropterin synthase family protein gives MKATINKKGHFSAAHRLYNNHWDYQKNIEIFGKCAYLNYHGHNYEYITSITGEIDIETGFVFSLQKLKNILHEEIEELFDHKNINLDIKEFYSINPTMENIVIFMWNKINQRISSYLDLKITLYETKNNFVEYDGKS, from the coding sequence ATGAAAGCTACCATAAACAAAAAAGGTCATTTTAGTGCAGCCCACAGGCTTTATAACAATCATTGGGATTATCAAAAAAATATAGAAATATTTGGAAAATGTGCTTATTTAAATTATCATGGACATAATTATGAATATATCACAAGTATAACCGGTGAAATAGATATAGAAACTGGTTTTGTTTTTAGTTTACAAAAATTAAAAAATATTCTTCATGAAGAAATAGAAGAACTTTTTGATCATAAAAATATTAATTTGGATATAAAAGAATTTTATTCTATTAATCCAACTATGGAAAATATTGTGATTTTTATGTGGAATAAAATAAATCAAAGAATATCATCTTATTTAGACTTAAAAATAACTTTATACGAAACAAAAAATAACTTTGTTGAATATGACGGAAAATCATAA
- the glnS gene encoding glutamine--tRNA ligase: protein MVIKSHLHFVEKIIEEDIKNGFHREKIKFRFPPEPNGHLHIGHIKAICLNFELGKKYKSPVHLRFDDTNPIGEEKNFIESIKKDILFLGFKWDSECYASDYFQQLYEWAIKLIKKSKAYVDDQPQSIIKFQRKTPFEKGIISLYRKRSVDENLYLFEKMKSGIFQEGSCVLRAKINMNSSNMNMRDPIMYRIILRKKHHKTKNKWCIYPTYDWTHGQCDYIEQISHSLCSLEFENRRPLYNWYLDQICDSNSEKIRPKQIEFSRLNLSNTITSKRKIQYLIEKKIIQSWNDPRILTISGLRRKGYTPTALKNFVRQIGVTKRNNIIDVSFLEFCIREHLNKIAPRVMVVLRPIKLIIDNYSINYTEWIKAENNPEYPNSGYRKVPFSKFLYIEKDDFLEKEQINFFRLCIGKEVRLKNAYIIKANYIIKNSKGEIKEIHCTYDPKSKSGKKRKIEEKRRIKSTLHWVSIKHSFSVEINLYYSLFLKKNPDIDFHQCINPKSIDKITGYAEPDLKKAKKGNHFQFQRIGYFYVEKVSEKKIIFNQTASIKNKWKKN from the coding sequence ATTGTCATAAAATCACACTTACATTTTGTTGAAAAAATTATAGAGGAAGATATTAAAAATGGATTTCACAGAGAAAAAATAAAATTTCGTTTTCCTCCTGAACCAAATGGACACCTTCATATTGGTCATATTAAAGCTATATGTCTCAACTTTGAGTTGGGTAAAAAATATAAATCTCCAGTTCATTTAAGATTCGACGATACTAATCCTATAGGAGAAGAAAAAAATTTTATAGAATCTATAAAAAAAGATATTCTTTTTTTAGGGTTTAAATGGGATAGTGAATGTTATGCATCCGATTATTTTCAACAACTTTATGAATGGGCTATTAAATTAATTAAAAAAAGTAAAGCTTATGTCGATGATCAGCCTCAAAGTATCATTAAATTTCAAAGGAAAACCCCTTTTGAAAAGGGAATTATCAGTCTTTATAGAAAAAGATCCGTAGATGAAAATCTATATCTTTTTGAAAAAATGAAAAGTGGAATCTTTCAAGAAGGATCTTGTGTATTAAGAGCAAAAATTAACATGAATTCTTCAAATATGAATATGAGAGATCCGATTATGTACAGAATAATCTTACGAAAAAAACATCATAAAACTAAAAATAAATGGTGTATCTATCCTACTTATGATTGGACTCATGGACAATGTGATTATATTGAACAAATATCTCATTCTTTATGCTCATTAGAATTTGAAAATAGACGTCCATTATATAATTGGTATTTAGATCAAATTTGTGATTCTAATTCGGAAAAAATAAGACCAAAACAAATAGAATTTTCAAGATTAAATTTAAGTAATACTATAACTAGCAAAAGAAAAATACAATATTTAATTGAAAAAAAAATAATCCAATCTTGGAACGATCCACGAATTTTAACAATTTCTGGATTACGTCGTAAAGGATACACTCCTACCGCTTTAAAAAATTTTGTTCGTCAGATAGGGGTGACAAAAAGAAATAATATTATTGATGTATCTTTTTTAGAATTTTGTATTAGAGAACATTTGAATAAAATAGCTCCTAGAGTTATGGTAGTATTGCGTCCTATTAAACTAATTATTGATAATTACTCTATCAATTATACAGAATGGATAAAAGCTGAAAACAATCCAGAATATCCTAATTCCGGATATAGAAAAGTTCCTTTTTCTAAATTTCTTTATATTGAAAAAGATGATTTTTTAGAAAAAGAACAAATAAATTTTTTTAGGCTTTGTATAGGAAAAGAAGTAAGACTTAAGAATGCCTATATTATAAAAGCAAATTACATAATAAAAAATTCTAAAGGAGAGATAAAAGAAATACATTGTACCTACGATCCAAAAAGTAAATCTGGAAAAAAAAGAAAAATAGAAGAAAAAAGAAGAATAAAAAGTACTTTACATTGGGTTTCCATAAAACATTCTTTTTCTGTAGAAATTAATTTATATTATTCTCTTTTTTTAAAAAAAAATCCGGATATTGATTTTCATCAGTGCATAAATCCAAAATCTATAGATAAAATTACAGGTTATGCAGAACCTGATTTGAAAAAAGCAAAAAAAGGAAATCACTTTCAATTCCAAAGAATTGGTTATTTTTATGTAGAAAAAGTTAGCGAAAAAAAAATTATTTTTAATCAAACAGCATCTATAAAAAATAAATGGAAAAAAAATTAA
- a CDS encoding DEAD/DEAH box helicase: MKTFKEYNFFNDKILQSLEEIGFKYPTPIQKKVISFLFASNKDIIALAQTGTGKTAAFGLPIIQKVNFELKKPQSLILCPTRELCIQITRDLCRFSKFLSSIRIIPLYGGVNIEYQIKSIQKKTHIIVGTPGRIIDLIKRKKLFLNEIKHLILDEADEMMNMGFKEELDYIIAQLPKKRQSLLFSATMSKYMNVIANTYLKDPVEIIIGRKNVGSDDVKHIYYIVDQLRKKYLVLKRIIDINPEIYGIIFCSTKKGTKEIAEYLIKDGYNADALYGDLSQTQREYVMNRFRNKNLQFLVATDVAARGLDVNNITHVINYNIPKESEIYVHRSGRTGRAGNSGISVCIVHARETRNLKEFEKKIGINFYRKMVPTGKEICEKQLLYFIERVKKVVVDDKLMKRFIPEIQKNLKFFDKEELIKRFSWIEFNRFINYYKDSKDINPIYLGKKIKKKSFVKSKKLKKESFSKLFLNIGYKDNLTKLGLINLINQAVNNSRINIGHIEILSNFSLFEVEKRFKRKILVGMSRINHFGRPISIEIKN; encoded by the coding sequence ATGAAAACATTTAAAGAATACAATTTTTTTAACGATAAAATTCTTCAATCTCTAGAAGAGATTGGATTTAAATATCCAACACCAATACAAAAGAAGGTGATATCCTTTTTATTTGCTTCAAATAAAGATATTATCGCATTAGCTCAAACCGGTACTGGAAAAACAGCCGCTTTTGGTTTACCAATTATACAAAAAGTTAATTTTGAATTAAAAAAACCTCAATCCTTAATTTTATGTCCTACAAGGGAGTTATGTATACAAATAACACGTGATCTTTGTCGTTTTTCTAAATTTTTATCATCGATTCGAATTATTCCTTTATATGGAGGTGTTAATATAGAATATCAAATTAAATCTATACAAAAAAAAACTCATATTATAGTAGGGACTCCAGGAAGAATAATTGATTTAATAAAAAGAAAAAAATTATTTCTTAATGAAATTAAACATTTAATACTTGATGAAGCAGATGAAATGATGAATATGGGTTTTAAAGAAGAATTAGATTATATAATAGCTCAATTGCCAAAAAAAAGACAAAGTCTTCTTTTTTCTGCTACCATGTCTAAGTATATGAACGTTATAGCAAACACTTACTTAAAAGATCCTGTAGAAATCATTATTGGAAGAAAAAATGTTGGATCTGATGATGTAAAACATATCTACTATATAGTAGATCAATTAAGAAAAAAATATTTAGTTTTAAAAAGAATTATAGATATAAATCCAGAAATCTATGGAATTATATTTTGTAGTACAAAAAAAGGAACTAAAGAAATAGCTGAATATTTAATAAAAGATGGGTATAACGCGGATGCTTTATATGGAGATCTTTCGCAAACACAACGTGAATATGTCATGAATAGATTTAGAAATAAAAATTTACAATTTTTAGTAGCTACGGATGTAGCTGCTCGTGGTCTAGATGTAAATAATATAACTCATGTAATCAATTACAATATCCCCAAAGAAAGTGAAATTTATGTACACAGAAGTGGTCGTACTGGTAGAGCGGGTAATTCTGGAATTTCTGTTTGTATCGTACATGCTAGAGAAACCAGAAATTTAAAAGAATTTGAAAAAAAAATTGGAATCAATTTTTATAGGAAAATGGTCCCAACAGGAAAAGAAATATGTGAAAAACAATTACTATATTTTATAGAAAGAGTGAAAAAAGTTGTTGTAGATGATAAACTTATGAAAAGATTTATTCCTGAAATACAAAAAAATTTAAAATTTTTTGATAAAGAAGAATTAATAAAACGTTTTTCTTGGATAGAGTTTAACCGATTTATAAATTATTATAAAGATTCTAAAGATATAAATCCTATTTATTTAGGAAAAAAAATAAAAAAAAAATCTTTTGTAAAGTCTAAAAAATTAAAAAAAGAATCTTTTTCTAAACTTTTTTTGAACATAGGATATAAAGATAATTTAACAAAATTAGGATTAATTAATTTAATAAATCAAGCGGTTAACAACTCACGTATTAATATTGGTCATATAGAAATATTATCGAATTTCTCATTATTCGAAGTAGAAAAACGTTTTAAACGTAAAATATTAGTAGGAATGAGTAGAATAAATCATTTTGGAAGACCTATTTCTATAGAAATTAAAAATTAA
- a CDS encoding bifunctional folylpolyglutamate synthase/dihydrofolate synthase — protein MNYLETVQWIFKRLPIYQKIGLKSYKPGLKRIQNFCSYLGNPQNFFKSIHVGGTNGKGSTVHMLSSILQEEKYKIGLFTSPHLIDFRERITYNGSLIEKDFIVDFIEKNQKFIEKEKISFFEMNTALAFQYFKKKGVNIAIIEVGMGGRLDSTNIIIPEISVITNISIDHGETLGNSKCKIALEKAGIIKKNVSVIIGCNVSKDIQVIFFKTALNKNAPIYFSIKKKEDIKYSIPFEADYQTLNRNIVLKIISILHYRKNIFVSHKSIKKGLKNIVKNTTFKGRWHILQKKYPKIICDIAHNEEGVSMITHQLKKESYDMLHLVLGFVKEKQVDILLKYFPIESFYYFCQPSIDRKFPIYDLKILVKKIFKNCSSSKINFFDSVEKAFLSAKDKANKNDLILISGSTFIVSEILLYYKNFSYI, from the coding sequence TTGAATTATTTAGAAACTGTTCAATGGATTTTTAAACGTCTTCCCATTTATCAGAAAATTGGTTTAAAATCATATAAACCAGGTTTAAAAAGAATACAAAATTTTTGTTCTTATTTAGGAAATCCTCAAAATTTTTTTAAAAGTATCCATGTAGGAGGAACGAATGGAAAAGGTTCTACAGTTCATATGTTATCTTCCATTTTACAAGAAGAAAAATATAAAATAGGATTATTTACTTCTCCTCATTTAATAGATTTTAGAGAAAGAATAACCTACAATGGATCTTTAATAGAAAAAGACTTTATTGTAGATTTTATTGAAAAAAATCAAAAATTTATAGAAAAAGAAAAAATATCATTTTTTGAAATGAATACAGCTTTAGCCTTTCAGTATTTTAAAAAAAAAGGAGTAAACATAGCCATTATAGAAGTAGGTATGGGTGGAAGATTGGATTCTACTAATATTATCATTCCGGAAATATCAGTAATAACTAATATCAGTATAGATCACGGAGAAACACTTGGAAATAGTAAATGTAAAATTGCTTTGGAAAAAGCAGGAATAATCAAGAAAAACGTTTCAGTTATAATAGGGTGCAATGTATCAAAAGATATTCAAGTTATTTTTTTTAAAACAGCTTTAAATAAAAATGCTCCAATTTATTTTTCTATAAAAAAAAAAGAAGATATCAAATATTCAATTCCTTTTGAAGCTGATTATCAAACTTTAAATAGAAATATTGTATTAAAAATTATAAGTATTCTACATTATAGAAAAAATATTTTTGTATCTCATAAATCGATAAAAAAAGGATTAAAAAATATCGTAAAAAATACGACTTTCAAAGGTCGTTGGCATATTTTACAAAAAAAATACCCTAAAATTATTTGTGATATAGCTCATAATGAAGAAGGGGTTTCTATGATTACTCATCAATTAAAAAAAGAGTCATATGATATGTTACATTTAGTTTTGGGTTTTGTTAAAGAAAAACAAGTAGACATATTATTAAAATATTTTCCTATCGAATCTTTCTATTATTTTTGTCAACCTTCTATAGATAGAAAATTTCCTATTTATGATTTAAAAATATTAGTAAAAAAAATATTTAAAAATTGTAGTAGTAGTAAAATAAATTTTTTTGATTCTGTAGAAAAAGCTTTTTTATCTGCAAAAGATAAAGCTAATAAAAATGATTTGATCTTAATAAGTGGAAGTACGTTTATTGTATCTGAAATTTTGTTATACTATAAAAATTTTTCTTACATTTGA
- the miaA gene encoding tRNA (adenosine(37)-N6)-dimethylallyltransferase MiaA — MSLFLANKFKTEILSCDSRKFYKELRIGTAMPTIKDLCRIPHHFIGHLSIHQIYNSKLFEIDSLYKISNLFKKYSILIMVGGSSLYERAVTKGLSEIPKINLNIRNNLILHFQEKGISFLQKEFIKLKKKGESIDINNPRRLIRYLEIIKSTGQHPSFFFKKKKIYKRDFCILKIGLIIPKYEIHSRINKRVDKMMKKGLLDEAKLYYHYRNLNSLQTIGYKELFEFFSKDKNCLNEAVEKIKRNTRKYAKRQLTWYRKDPSIIWFDPKEKEKIFNFILNRMNGNGQYWI, encoded by the coding sequence ATGTCCTTATTCTTAGCTAATAAGTTCAAAACGGAAATTTTATCTTGTGATTCCAGAAAATTTTATAAAGAACTAAGGATTGGAACGGCTATGCCCACTATAAAAGACCTTTGTAGGATCCCCCATCATTTTATAGGACATTTGAGTATTCATCAAATCTATAACTCTAAATTATTTGAAATAGATTCTTTATATAAAATTTCAAATTTATTTAAAAAATATTCTATATTGATTATGGTAGGAGGATCCAGTTTATATGAAAGAGCTGTAACAAAAGGATTATCGGAAATTCCTAAAATAAATTTAAATATTAGAAATAACTTAATTTTACATTTTCAAGAAAAAGGAATTTCTTTCCTTCAAAAAGAATTTATAAAATTAAAAAAAAAAGGAGAATCAATAGATATTAATAATCCAAGACGATTGATAAGATATTTAGAAATTATCAAATCTACAGGACAACATCCTTCCTTTTTTTTTAAAAAAAAAAAAATATACAAAAGGGATTTTTGTATTTTAAAAATAGGATTGATTATTCCAAAATATGAAATTCATTCTAGAATAAATAAAAGGGTAGATAAAATGATGAAAAAAGGATTATTAGATGAAGCTAAACTCTATTATCATTATAGAAATTTAAATAGTTTGCAAACAATAGGATACAAAGAATTATTTGAATTTTTTTCGAAAGATAAAAATTGTTTAAATGAAGCTGTAGAAAAAATAAAAAGAAATACTAGAAAATATGCAAAAAGACAATTAACTTGGTATAGAAAAGATCCATCTATTATATGGTTTGATCCAAAAGAAAAAGAAAAAATTTTTAATTTTATTTTAAATAGAATGAATGGGAATGGGCAATACTGGATTTGA
- the gcvT gene encoding glycine cleavage system aminomethyltransferase GcvT has protein sequence MTENHKKLIKTSLYKNHVKLGAKMINYSGFCMPLQYTSSLIEHMSVRNTAGIFDVSHMGKFILKGKYAMDLIQYLTTNDLSKIKIGQAQYSCLINDNGGIIDDLVIYKISENKFLLIVNAANIEKNKQWIISHIKKNILYDNIEFIDFSQEYSLLAIQGPLSLYYIQKLTNISLHKIPFYHFEIGDFSGIKQVLISCTGYTGSKGVEIYVPNKYVEKIWNDILEIKEYKIIPCGIASRNSLRIEMGYRLYGQDLSEEISPIEAGLSWIVQFEKKEFLAKKKLQIQKKEGKYKKFISFIVEKKGKIPRKNYPLIDENEIIIGNVTSGIFSPVLKKGIGLGYLYNNKKEKKFVYILIRGKKVPITMTKLPFIKKKI, from the coding sequence ATGACGGAAAATCATAAAAAATTGATAAAAACTAGTTTATACAAAAACCATGTGAAGTTAGGGGCAAAAATGATTAATTATTCAGGTTTTTGTATGCCACTCCAGTACACTTCTTCTTTAATAGAACATATGTCAGTTAGAAATACAGCTGGTATTTTTGATGTGAGTCATATGGGAAAATTTATTTTGAAAGGAAAATACGCTATGGATTTAATCCAGTATTTAACCACAAATGATTTATCTAAAATAAAAATAGGACAAGCCCAATATTCTTGTTTAATTAATGATAATGGAGGAATCATAGATGATTTAGTGATTTATAAAATTTCGGAAAATAAATTTTTACTTATAGTTAATGCAGCTAATATCGAAAAAAATAAACAATGGATTATTTCACATATAAAAAAGAATATATTGTATGATAATATAGAATTCATAGATTTTTCTCAAGAATATTCTCTTTTAGCTATTCAAGGTCCATTATCTTTATATTATATTCAAAAATTAACAAATATTTCGTTACATAAAATTCCCTTTTATCATTTTGAGATAGGAGATTTTTCTGGAATAAAACAAGTATTAATTTCTTGTACAGGATATACAGGATCTAAAGGAGTAGAAATTTATGTACCTAATAAATATGTAGAAAAAATATGGAATGATATATTAGAAATAAAAGAATATAAAATAATTCCTTGTGGAATAGCAAGTAGAAATTCATTAAGAATAGAAATGGGATATCGTTTATATGGACAAGATCTTTCTGAAGAAATAAGCCCTATAGAAGCTGGATTATCTTGGATTGTCCAGTTCGAAAAAAAAGAATTTCTTGCAAAGAAAAAATTACAAATACAAAAAAAAGAAGGAAAATATAAAAAATTTATATCTTTTATTGTAGAAAAAAAAGGTAAAATCCCCAGAAAAAATTATCCATTAATAGATGAAAATGAAATTATTATTGGAAATGTTACGTCTGGAATTTTTTCTCCGGTTTTAAAAAAAGGAATAGGATTAGGATATTTGTATAATAATAAAAAAGAAAAAAAATTTGTTTATATTTTGATAAGAGGAAAAAAAGTTCCTATTACAATGACAAAATTACCTTTCATTAAAAAAAAAATATAA